A window of Blastocatellia bacterium genomic DNA:
AACTACGAGCAGGCGCTCGCCGCTTACCGCAAGAGCCTCGCGCTTGTCGAACCGCTCGGCGAGCCGCGCCTGGTCGCTGACTTGCGAGGCAACATCGCCAACGTCTTGATGGTCCAGGGTCAGGTGGACGCCGCGCTCAAGCAATTCGAAGCGAACCTTGCGCTCTACGAATCGCTCAACGTCAAAGACGGGGTTGCCGGCACGCTGAAGAACATCGGCAACTGTTACCGCCTGCAAAACGCGCTCGCGCCGGCGCTCGCCAGTTATGAACAGAGCCTCGCGGTCGCCGAAGGCATGAAGAACAAAGTCGCGATGGCGGGCGCGCTGCTCGACATCGCCGAAGCGCATCTCGCCGCGAATCGTCCCGAACCGGCGCTCACCGCCGCCGGGCGCGCCGCCCAACTGGCCCGCGAGACCGAAAGCCCCGATACGCTGTGGCGCGCTGAAAAGTACATGGCCGATGCCTACCGCGCGCTGAATCAAACGACCAGCGCGCGGCAGTCGCTCGACGAAGCGATCCGCGCCATCGAATCGCTGCGGGCGCGCGTCGCGGGCGGCGAGCAGGAACAGCAGCGGTTCTTTGAAGACAAGCTCGACCCTTATCACGACATGATCGAGTTGTTGTTGCGCGACAACCGGACGGGCGAAGCGCTCGCCTATGCCGAGCGCGCCAAGGCGCGCGTCCTGCTAGACGTGTTGCGCGGCGGGCGGGCCAACATCACTAAAGCGATGACCCGCGAAGAGCGCGAGCGCGAAAGTCGTCTGGCCGGCTCGCTCGCTCTGCTCAACGCGCAGGTGGCGCGCGAGTCGGCGAGCAGTAAGCCGAACGCGACGCGACTGGCCGACCTCAAGTCGCGCTTGCAGCAGGCGCGTGTTGAGTACGAAGCGTTCCAGATTACGCTTTATGCCTCGCACCCTGAGCTGAAGACTCAGCGCGGCCAGTCGCCCGCGCTAAGCGCCGATCAGGCGGGCCCCCTGCTGATTGATTCGCACAGCGCCTTGCTCGAATATGTCGTGACGCCTGCGAAGACATTTCTCTTCGTCATCACGCGTAAGGCCGATGGCTCAAGCGACGTGCGCGGCTACGCGGTCGACATCAAAGCGACCGAGCTGGCGGCGCGCGCCGAGCAATTCCGCCGCCAGCTCGCCGGTCGCGACCTGGAATTCCACGGCCCGGCGCGCGGGCTTTATGATTTGTTACTCGGCCCGGCGCAAGAGCAACTCGCCGGCAAAGACGCGCTCATCATCATCCCCGACGGCGCGCTCTGGAATCTTCCTTTTCAAGCGTTGATGACGAAAGAGGCTTACTTGATCGAGCGTCAGGCGGTCGCCTATGCGCCTTCGCTGACGGCGCTGGCCGAGATGCGCCGGCAACATAAACGGCGGGCGCAGGCATCTGCGCCGACGCTGCTGGCCATTGGCAACCCGGCATTCGGCGGGCACGCCGCCCAGGCGACGACGCTCGGCGAACCGCTTACCGCGTTGCCGGAGACCGAAGCCCAGGTCAGGACGCTCAGTCAGATTTACGGCGTCGCCAATAGCCGCGTCTACACGGGCCGCGAGGCGAGCGAGGCGCGCGTCAAGGCCGAAGCCGCGAAGTACCGGGTCCTGCATCTGGCGACGCATGGAATTCTCGACAACGACAGCCCGATGTATTCGCGGCTCGTGCTGGCGCAGGATGAGAACGGCAGCAAGGAAGACGGCCTGCTCGAAGCGTGGGAGATCATGAACCTCGACCTGCCGGCAGAGATGGTCGTGTTGTCGGCGTGCGAGACGGCGCGCGGGCGCGTCGGTGCCGGCGAAGGCGTCATCGGCCTGGCCTGGTCGGTCTTCGTCGCCGGCAGCCCGACCACCGTCGTCAGCCAGTGGAAAGTAGACGCGGCCAGCACGAATGACTTGATGGTCGAGTTCCACCGCCGCGCCATGAATGGCGAAGGCAAGGCGCAAGCATTACGGCAGGCGATGCTGAAAGTTTTGCGCGGCGAGCGCTGGAAGCACCCCTTTTACTGGGCAGGCTTCGTCGTCGTCGGCGACCCACAATGAGCCGGCAACAGAACCTATCGCTTCTGCCGCAGCGCATGCACACTGGCCAGCAGTTTGCGCGCGGCTTCGTTCGCGGGGTTGGCCTTGAGCAAGGCTTGCAGCTCGCGCTCGGCGTCGTCTAACAATCCGGCTCGCGCATAGAGGACGCCGCGCAGCAGGTGCGAATCCGGGTAGCTCTGTTCGGCGTGGCGCAACTCGGCAAGCCTTGCGCCCTCGATCACTTTGAAGCGGGCTTGCGGCGCGGGCGGCGCGGGCGAAGTCGTCTCGCCGCCATCCTTCGCCGCCGTCACCTGCCACGAATAGATTGCGCCAACGGCAAGCGGTTGGCTCGGCGTCCACGCCGTTGTCGCGAGCGGCTCGCTCATCGCCACACGGTTGAAGCCGGCGTCGAACACCTTCACAACATAGCTTGTCGCGCCCGCCAGTGGTTGCCAGCGGAACACGGGCCGCGCGCTCCGCACGGCGGTGCCGATGGGGCTGATGAGTTTGAAAGCGATGCCGTCGCCCGCCCCGCTCATCAGCGTGCCGGCGTTCTCGGTGATGGCCGCCAATCCGGCGGGCGCTTCGACCCGTTGCCGCTCAAGCGCGAGCCGCACGGCCTGCGCCGTTTCAGGCGCAAGCCCATCGAAACCCGCAAGCCTTCCTTCGGCATCGAGCGTCACGCGCCGCGTCCCATCATTAAGCGCGACAACCGCAGGCGAAGCCGGCGGCGGCGCTGGCTCCGCGGATTTCGACGAAGCATTGTGATCGGCCGCCGCTCGCTGATCGTTGGGTGATGTGCTGTTCGCTGCCGGCTCGCTCACGCCGGGGTTCCGATTCACGCCGGCCACTTGCTCAGGCGACGGACGCCACACCACCCACGCGACCAGTGCGCAGGCAGCCAGCGCCGCTGCCGCCGCCGCCCATCGCGTTAGCCAGGCGCGCGGCTGGCGACGCGCCTCGCGCTGTTGCTGGTACGCCT
This region includes:
- a CDS encoding CHAT domain-containing protein, coding for MSHQRIIAAIIILALGCALPVQAARIGSRLAMQEAADEVALRDLVQRYFAAFARKEIDAVVALWSAQSPDYVATRHAVGGLFEDARSITVNQLNVMRVSFGADGARVRVAADLTVVDAESGKEIAPFHRMQRSMRFVKEAGEWRLWGDSPAERDLAAALVKMKSSAERVALLKQEENLITLRLPYEIKLVGNQYQEAGDYATAMDAYQLALSLCEQLKDDLGVANTLNNIGYLYWNQGDFQQALLLWQQSLAMYEAIGGPAAAAGRAQQMNNIASIYLEQGRHAEALELYEKSMKFAESVKNVRSQAMALMNMGDVMLRQQNYEQALAAYRKSLALVEPLGEPRLVADLRGNIANVLMVQGQVDAALKQFEANLALYESLNVKDGVAGTLKNIGNCYRLQNALAPALASYEQSLAVAEGMKNKVAMAGALLDIAEAHLAANRPEPALTAAGRAAQLARETESPDTLWRAEKYMADAYRALNQTTSARQSLDEAIRAIESLRARVAGGEQEQQRFFEDKLDPYHDMIELLLRDNRTGEALAYAERAKARVLLDVLRGGRANITKAMTREERERESRLAGSLALLNAQVARESASSKPNATRLADLKSRLQQARVEYEAFQITLYASHPELKTQRGQSPALSADQAGPLLIDSHSALLEYVVTPAKTFLFVITRKADGSSDVRGYAVDIKATELAARAEQFRRQLAGRDLEFHGPARGLYDLLLGPAQEQLAGKDALIIIPDGALWNLPFQALMTKEAYLIERQAVAYAPSLTALAEMRRQHKRRAQASAPTLLAIGNPAFGGHAAQATTLGEPLTALPETEAQVRTLSQIYGVANSRVYTGREASEARVKAEAAKYRVLHLATHGILDNDSPMYSRLVLAQDENGSKEDGLLEAWEIMNLDLPAEMVVLSACETARGRVGAGEGVIGLAWSVFVAGSPTTVVSQWKVDAASTNDLMVEFHRRAMNGEGKAQALRQAMLKVLRGERWKHPFYWAGFVVVGDPQ